A region from the Chlamydiales bacterium genome encodes:
- a CDS encoding translation initiation factor IF-3, which produces MRINREIRAPRVRVIDKDGGQLGVLPLLEALMRAEEVGLDLVEISASSDPPVCKIIDFGKFRYQQTKKEKESKKSQHQVKVKEIKLKPNTDDHDIQVKLKHAREFIVKGNKVRIVCVFRGREMMHTEFGERAIQRMCEDLSDIAAPESPPKMMGRSLAVILAPGAKKKTHKEMEGESHRAKNENPQVG; this is translated from the coding sequence TTGAGAATCAATAGAGAAATTCGTGCACCTCGCGTGCGAGTGATCGATAAAGATGGCGGCCAGTTAGGCGTTCTCCCTCTTCTAGAGGCGCTAATGCGTGCAGAGGAGGTAGGTCTTGATCTGGTGGAAATTTCAGCTTCGTCCGACCCACCAGTATGCAAAATCATCGATTTCGGAAAGTTCCGTTATCAGCAGACTAAAAAAGAGAAAGAGAGCAAAAAATCTCAGCACCAAGTGAAGGTTAAAGAGATTAAGCTTAAGCCTAACACCGACGATCACGATATCCAAGTTAAGCTGAAGCATGCTCGAGAGTTTATTGTAAAAGGTAACAAAGTTCGCATCGTCTGCGTATTCCGCGGAAGAGAGATGATGCACACAGAGTTCGGCGAAAGAGCGATACAGCGCATGTGCGAAGATTTATCGGACATCGCTGCACCAGAGTCTCCACCCAAGATGATGGGCAGAAGCCTTGCTGTGATCCTAGCGCCTGGAGCTAAGAAAAAAACGCATAAAGAGATGGAAGGAGAGAGTCACCGTGCCAAAAATGAAAACCCGCAAGTCGGTTAA
- the rpmI gene encoding 50S ribosomal protein L35 produces the protein MPKMKTRKSVKSRFKVTGTGKLLRQRPGRRHKLTKKSAKRKRHLRKDAVVDAGQTKMYRRLICV, from the coding sequence GTGCCAAAAATGAAAACCCGCAAGTCGGTTAAATCGAGATTCAAAGTTACTGGGACTGGCAAGTTGTTACGTCAGCGTCCTGGACGTCGTCACAAGTTGACGAAGAAATCTGCAAAACGCAAGAGACATCTGCGTAAAGATGCTGTTGTGGATGCAGGACAAACAAAGATGTACAGACGTTTAATCTGTGTATAA
- the rplT gene encoding 50S ribosomal protein L20, which translates to MARVTNAVAAHRSRKRLLKQAKGFVGDRKNHIRLSADAVLSAMAFNYLHRKQKKRDFRSLWITRIGVAAKMNGLSYSRLINGLKKAGCLLDRKVLSDMAINDPAGFAAVATKAKEALA; encoded by the coding sequence ATGGCTAGAGTAACAAATGCCGTAGCTGCGCATCGTTCGAGAAAAAGACTTCTCAAGCAAGCTAAAGGTTTCGTCGGCGATAGAAAGAACCACATCCGCTTATCTGCAGATGCTGTTCTTTCAGCAATGGCGTTTAACTATCTTCACCGTAAACAGAAGAAGAGAGACTTTCGCTCGCTTTGGATCACTCGCATCGGTGTAGCTGCTAAAATGAATGGACTCTCATACAGCAGGCTCATAAACGGCCTCAAGAAAGCAGGATGCCTCTTGGATCGTAAAGTGCTTTCTGATATGGCAATTAACGACCCTGCAGGATTCGCGGCTGTTGCAACCAAAGCAAAAGAAGCTCTTGCATAA